One window from the genome of Haladaptatus paucihalophilus DX253 encodes:
- the htpX gene encoding zinc metalloprotease HtpX, whose protein sequence is MKWKADWGLRARMGFTMFLLFALYLVFAVILTESLGYASQLVFLVMGAVAFSQLFFSDKLALWSMGAHEVSEDEYPDLHATISRLSQQADLPKPKVAVAQTRVPNAFATGRSQKNSAVCVTTGLLQTLNQEELEGVLAHELAHVKNRDVMVMTIASFLSTIAFMIVRWGWLFSGGRDSRDGNQVPVFVAILASLVVWIISYFLIRALSRYREFAADRGGATITGKPSALASALLTIDGGMDRVPQEDLRETSEMNAFFIIPAKAGFISKLFSTHPSTEARVERLRDMEREMESY, encoded by the coding sequence ATGAAATGGAAGGCAGATTGGGGACTTCGAGCCAGGATGGGCTTTACGATGTTCCTCCTGTTCGCCCTGTACCTCGTATTCGCCGTGATATTAACCGAGTCACTCGGTTATGCAAGCCAGTTGGTCTTCTTAGTTATGGGTGCGGTCGCATTCAGCCAGCTCTTCTTCAGCGACAAACTCGCGCTGTGGAGCATGGGCGCACACGAGGTCAGCGAGGACGAGTATCCCGACCTCCACGCGACCATCAGCCGACTCTCCCAGCAGGCCGACCTGCCGAAGCCGAAAGTCGCCGTCGCGCAAACTCGCGTCCCGAACGCGTTTGCGACCGGGCGCTCCCAGAAGAACTCCGCCGTCTGCGTGACGACGGGACTCCTCCAGACGCTGAATCAGGAGGAGTTGGAGGGCGTGCTCGCTCACGAACTCGCCCACGTCAAGAATCGCGACGTGATGGTCATGACCATCGCGTCGTTCCTCTCGACCATCGCGTTCATGATCGTTCGCTGGGGCTGGCTGTTCAGCGGCGGGCGCGACAGCCGGGACGGGAATCAGGTTCCCGTCTTCGTCGCCATCCTCGCGTCGCTCGTGGTGTGGATTATCAGTTACTTCCTCATCCGCGCGCTCTCGCGCTACCGCGAGTTCGCCGCGGACCGCGGCGGGGCGACGATTACGGGCAAGCCGTCCGCGCTCGCGTCCGCCCTGCTGACCATCGACGGCGGGATGGACCGGGTGCCACAGGAGGACCTGCGCGAGACGTCGGAGATGAACGCGTTCTTCATCATCCCCGCAAAAGCAGGCTTCATCAGCAAGCTGTTCAGCACGCACCCCAGCACCGAGGCGCGGGTCGAGCGACTCCGCGATATGGAACGCGAGATGGAGTCCTACTGA
- a CDS encoding NAD-dependent epimerase/dehydratase family protein has product MTGTVVLAGSLNRSGRWLAKHLAERGWDVTCLGLSRSNWELGGYRGLSFRAADLTDQVETAEAISTENPDAVVHWATLPSPERHAGMRIFENNVVGAYNVFTAAGRTNARIAWASNESAYGFQLAGEPTLPEYLPLDEEHPLRPEDPYGTSKVVGEQIGGMVARRYDVPVASMRGSWVQFPDEYDCLDARTNLATGAGNFWSYVDVRDVVTAIERAITADFDGHEPFIVSAADNYLDEPIEDALVEFFGGVPERCDIAGTDSAFSTAKAESMLGWEPTHSWRDAVDDDEFVLP; this is encoded by the coding sequence ATGACCGGTACGGTCGTCTTAGCCGGTAGTCTCAACCGTTCTGGCCGATGGCTCGCCAAACACCTCGCCGAACGAGGGTGGGACGTCACTTGTCTCGGTCTTTCTCGGTCGAACTGGGAACTCGGGGGATATCGGGGGCTCTCGTTTCGTGCGGCGGATTTGACTGATCAGGTCGAAACCGCGGAGGCGATTTCGACGGAGAATCCCGATGCGGTCGTTCACTGGGCGACGCTGCCGTCGCCGGAGCGCCACGCGGGGATGCGCATCTTCGAAAACAACGTCGTCGGGGCCTACAACGTGTTCACCGCGGCGGGGCGAACGAACGCCCGAATCGCGTGGGCGTCGAACGAGAGCGCCTACGGCTTCCAACTCGCGGGCGAACCGACCCTCCCCGAGTACTTGCCGCTGGACGAAGAACACCCGCTTCGACCCGAAGACCCGTACGGGACCTCGAAAGTCGTCGGCGAACAAATCGGGGGCATGGTCGCCCGTCGATACGACGTTCCGGTCGCGTCGATGCGCGGGTCGTGGGTGCAGTTTCCCGACGAGTACGACTGTCTCGACGCGCGGACCAACCTCGCAACGGGCGCGGGGAACTTCTGGTCCTACGTGGACGTTCGGGACGTCGTGACGGCCATCGAACGCGCCATCACGGCGGACTTCGATGGTCACGAACCCTTCATCGTCTCGGCGGCCGACAACTACCTCGACGAACCCATCGAAGACGCCCTCGTCGAGTTCTTCGGTGGAGTCCCGGAGCGGTGTGATATCGCCGGGACCGACTCGGCCTTCTCGACCGCGAAAGCCGAGTCGATGCTCGGCTGGGAACCGACCCACTCGTGGCGCGATGCCGTGGACGATGACGAGTTCGTCCTGCCGTGA
- a CDS encoding 60S ribosomal export protein NMD3, translating to MTDSGEFCPNCGDPIEVDITERDYPTSASPRERKLCDACYFDRFDLVDAPERIEVRVCAQCGAVYRGRRWVDVGARDYTDIAIEEVSEALAVHVDARDVSWQVEPEQIDPNTIRMHCYFSGVVRDTLVEEEIMVPVMIARQTCTRCGRIAGDYYASIVQVRGVDRTPTPEEEKRAREIANEIVADMEATGDRNAFVTDMDATPDGLNIKVSTNNIGKKISNKLVEEFGGSFTDSETLVTEDEDGNEVYRVTYSVRLPPFTPGDIISPDDDGPVLVRSVRGNLKGKRITTGDEYEAQFGDEDASDARKLGTIDDAEETTLVAVTDERAVQVLDPETYQTKTISKPSYMDEDAETVPVFKSRNGLYVVPDA from the coding sequence ATGACCGATTCTGGCGAATTCTGCCCGAACTGTGGCGACCCCATCGAGGTCGATATCACGGAACGGGACTATCCGACCTCCGCCTCTCCACGCGAGCGAAAGCTCTGTGACGCGTGTTATTTCGACCGATTCGACCTCGTGGACGCCCCGGAGCGAATCGAAGTCCGAGTGTGTGCACAGTGCGGTGCCGTCTACCGCGGCCGACGCTGGGTGGACGTGGGCGCGCGGGACTACACCGACATCGCCATCGAGGAAGTGAGCGAAGCGCTCGCGGTCCACGTCGATGCCCGCGACGTGTCGTGGCAGGTGGAACCCGAACAGATAGACCCGAACACGATTCGGATGCACTGTTACTTCTCCGGCGTCGTCCGCGACACGCTGGTCGAGGAGGAGATCATGGTCCCCGTGATGATCGCCCGCCAGACGTGTACCCGCTGTGGGCGAATCGCGGGCGACTACTACGCGAGCATCGTGCAAGTACGCGGCGTGGACCGGACGCCGACGCCGGAAGAGGAGAAGCGCGCCCGCGAAATCGCCAACGAAATCGTCGCGGACATGGAGGCGACGGGCGACAGAAACGCCTTCGTCACCGACATGGACGCGACGCCCGACGGCCTGAACATCAAGGTCTCGACCAACAACATCGGCAAGAAGATTTCGAACAAACTGGTCGAGGAGTTCGGCGGGAGCTTCACCGACTCGGAAACCCTCGTCACGGAGGACGAGGACGGCAACGAGGTGTATCGCGTCACCTACTCCGTCCGCCTGCCGCCGTTCACGCCCGGCGACATCATCAGCCCGGACGACGACGGGCCGGTGCTCGTTCGGAGCGTGCGCGGAAACCTGAAAGGCAAGCGAATCACGACCGGCGACGAGTACGAGGCGCAGTTCGGAGACGAGGACGCCTCGGACGCGCGCAAGTTGGGCACCATCGACGACGCCGAGGAGACGACGCTCGTCGCGGTGACCGACGAGCGCGCGGTGCAGGTGCTCGACCCGGAAACCTACCAGACGAAGACGATTTCCAAGCCGTCGTACATGGACGAGGACGCGGAGACGGTCCCCGTGTTCAAGAGTCGAAACGGGCTGTACGTGGTTCCGGATGCGTAA
- a CDS encoding class I SAM-dependent methyltransferase: MRNLAVLVAKPRAEATIAELEAEGVYDDARKVSEHDDELVELPVTARPTETRFEEIVEQSDPEIRHTDLDSLLRERGWSDDDIDRAPKSWAVVGSVILVQFDDCPRPEEVGEELLALHGEAETVLSRGGISGEHREPDVSVVAGSGDTETVHTEHGTKYALDLREVMFAPGNQRERSRMGDVVSPDERVFDMFAGIGYFTLPMARAGANVTAVERNPASFKFLVENAMLNDVPDRIDAYRADCREMADVRVERVVMGYYDAHEYLDTALAALEPGGVVHMHETTPENRLWERPVSRLESAAHEHGRDVEILDTRRVKSHSEGVWHVVVDARVE, encoded by the coding sequence ATGCGTAACCTCGCCGTCCTCGTGGCGAAACCGCGGGCCGAAGCGACCATCGCGGAACTGGAGGCGGAAGGCGTTTACGACGACGCCAGAAAAGTCAGCGAACACGACGACGAACTGGTCGAACTGCCCGTGACCGCGCGGCCGACCGAAACGCGGTTCGAGGAAATCGTCGAACAGTCTGACCCCGAGATTCGACACACGGACCTCGACTCCCTGCTTCGGGAGCGCGGGTGGTCGGACGACGACATCGACCGCGCACCGAAGTCGTGGGCCGTCGTCGGAAGCGTGATTCTCGTCCAGTTCGACGACTGTCCGCGACCCGAGGAGGTCGGCGAGGAACTGCTCGCCCTCCACGGCGAAGCCGAAACCGTCCTTTCCCGCGGCGGAATCTCCGGCGAGCACCGGGAACCCGACGTGAGCGTCGTCGCGGGGTCTGGCGATACCGAGACCGTCCACACGGAGCACGGGACGAAGTACGCCCTCGACCTCCGAGAGGTGATGTTCGCCCCCGGAAACCAACGCGAGCGCTCCCGGATGGGCGACGTCGTTTCGCCGGACGAACGCGTCTTCGACATGTTCGCCGGAATCGGCTACTTCACGCTCCCGATGGCCCGCGCCGGGGCGAACGTGACCGCGGTTGAGCGCAACCCGGCGTCGTTCAAGTTCCTCGTGGAGAACGCGATGCTGAACGACGTCCCCGACCGCATCGACGCCTACCGCGCCGACTGCCGGGAGATGGCGGACGTGCGCGTCGAACGCGTCGTCATGGGTTACTACGACGCACACGAGTACCTCGACACGGCACTGGCCGCCCTCGAACCCGGCGGCGTCGTCCACATGCACGAGACGACGCCCGAAAATCGGCTGTGGGAGCGCCCGGTTTCGCGGCTTGAATCGGCGGCCCACGAGCACGGACGGGACGTGGAGATTCTGGATACGCGCCGCGTCAAGAGCCACAGCGAGGGCGTGTGGCACGTCGTGGTTGACGCTCGGGTGGAGTGA
- a CDS encoding helicase C-terminal domain-containing protein: protein MNPERIFDEFPAPSFRGNQREALSDIREAFEGDNDVVLVRAPTGSGKSLLARAIAGCARRVDEAAPTDSTGAYYTTPQVSQLDDVAEDALLDDLKIIRGKRNYSCILPGEHDTPVNRAPCAREKGYDCSVRHRCPYFSDRAIASNREIAAMTLAYFMRTAGSEVFRKRDAVVIDEAHGLAEWAEMYAAIDLNPRTVPIWDDLKIPEITGLDRAVDYADRLVGTCKRRKDDLIAQPELTAAEVARRDRFQELISELDWFVDDYRDPDSATEWVVDQPDGAGGPITIKPMNPERYLAHTVWERGNKFALLSATILNKEAFCRQVGLDPERVALVDVGHTFPVENRPLYDVTQGKMTYEHREETLPKIARTVVRIMQEHPDEKGIVHAHSYHIQKKLAEQLEAFGVGGRVRAHGRDSRDADLDSWKATDDPDVFLSVKMEEALDLKGDLARWQVLCKAPFLNTSDSRVAHRLEHGQWAWYYRAALRTVIQACGRVIRAPDDYGATYLADSSLLQLFDRARTDMPDWFAEQVDRMAHPDLPEFDPRSAGGSGGSIGYGDTRQFDGNTSGNSGRNDSSDGNESGGTDSGSNSRRNSRSRRSRKKSPMADVWDTE, encoded by the coding sequence GTGAATCCCGAGCGGATTTTCGACGAGTTCCCCGCACCTTCCTTCCGTGGCAACCAGCGGGAGGCGCTATCGGACATTCGGGAAGCGTTCGAGGGGGACAACGACGTGGTGTTGGTTCGCGCACCGACGGGGAGCGGTAAGTCCCTGCTCGCTCGGGCGATTGCGGGGTGTGCCCGTCGGGTGGACGAGGCCGCCCCGACCGATTCGACGGGGGCGTACTACACCACGCCGCAGGTATCCCAGTTGGACGACGTGGCCGAGGACGCCCTGCTGGACGACCTCAAGATAATCCGAGGGAAGCGAAACTACTCCTGCATCCTGCCGGGCGAGCACGACACCCCCGTGAACCGAGCACCTTGTGCCCGCGAGAAGGGCTACGACTGCTCGGTCAGACACCGGTGTCCGTACTTCTCCGACCGCGCCATCGCCAGCAACCGCGAAATCGCGGCGATGACCTTGGCGTACTTCATGCGAACCGCCGGGTCGGAGGTGTTCCGCAAGCGGGACGCGGTGGTCATCGACGAGGCCCACGGACTCGCCGAGTGGGCCGAGATGTACGCGGCCATCGACCTGAATCCGCGCACGGTGCCCATCTGGGACGACCTGAAGATTCCCGAGATAACCGGACTCGACAGGGCGGTCGACTACGCGGACCGACTCGTCGGCACCTGCAAGCGACGGAAGGACGACCTCATCGCGCAGCCCGAACTCACGGCCGCCGAGGTCGCCCGACGGGACCGGTTTCAGGAACTCATCTCCGAGTTGGACTGGTTCGTGGACGACTACCGCGACCCGGACAGCGCGACGGAGTGGGTGGTGGACCAACCGGACGGCGCGGGCGGGCCGATAACCATCAAGCCGATGAACCCCGAGCGCTACCTCGCCCACACCGTCTGGGAACGCGGGAACAAATTCGCGCTCCTCTCGGCGACGATTTTGAACAAGGAGGCGTTCTGTCGGCAGGTCGGCCTCGACCCCGAACGCGTCGCCCTCGTGGACGTCGGCCACACCTTCCCGGTCGAAAACCGGCCGCTGTACGACGTGACGCAGGGGAAGATGACCTACGAGCACCGCGAGGAAACCCTGCCGAAAATCGCGCGGACGGTCGTCAGAATCATGCAGGAACACCCGGACGAGAAGGGTATCGTCCACGCCCACTCCTACCACATCCAGAAAAAGCTCGCGGAGCAGTTGGAGGCGTTCGGCGTCGGCGGGCGGGTGCGCGCCCACGGCCGCGATTCGCGCGACGCCGACCTCGATTCGTGGAAAGCGACCGACGACCCGGACGTGTTCCTCTCGGTGAAGATGGAGGAGGCGCTCGACTTGAAGGGCGACCTCGCGCGCTGGCAGGTGCTCTGTAAGGCTCCCTTCTTGAACACGAGCGACTCGCGGGTCGCCCACCGACTCGAACACGGGCAGTGGGCGTGGTACTACCGCGCCGCGCTCCGAACCGTCATTCAGGCCTGCGGGCGGGTGATTCGCGCGCCGGACGATTACGGCGCGACGTATCTCGCGGATTCCAGCCTCCTGCAACTGTTCGACCGCGCTCGCACCGACATGCCCGACTGGTTCGCAGAGCAGGTGGACCGCATGGCGCACCCCGACCTGCCGGAGTTCGACCCGCGTTCGGCGGGCGGTTCTGGCGGCAGCATCGGCTACGGCGATACCCGGCAGTTCGATGGTAACACCAGTGGCAACAGCGGACGCAACGATTCGTCCGACGGAAACGAGTCGGGAGGCACCGATTCCGGTTCGAACTCGCGCCGGAATTCACGTTCGCGGCGCTCCCGGAAGAAGAGTCCCATGGCGGACGTGTGGGACACGGAGTAG
- a CDS encoding DUF7561 family protein, with product MSTEKCDGCGADVPIAGGIANLWSSNPQTTGGMTLEFEDGSEHFLCYACIEQLPDHPSAADVAALERSE from the coding sequence ATGAGCACCGAGAAGTGCGACGGTTGTGGGGCGGACGTACCCATCGCGGGCGGTATCGCCAACCTCTGGAGTTCGAACCCGCAAACGACGGGCGGAATGACGCTAGAGTTCGAGGACGGGAGCGAGCATTTCCTCTGCTATGCCTGCATCGAGCAGTTACCGGACCATCCGTCGGCCGCGGACGTGGCGGCGCTCGAACGGAGCGAGTAG